A stretch of Ischnura elegans chromosome 4, ioIscEleg1.1, whole genome shotgun sequence DNA encodes these proteins:
- the LOC124157620 gene encoding equilibrative nucleoside transporter 2 — protein MEYSVNTRPLLQESESEVEDTGGTSPMEDNADSHVVVTNMAKPILKLREPSDRYHLAYTVFYLLGMTTLLPWNFFITAEDYWMFKLRDTSANYTLESKTKLQTEFTAYLSMASTIPNTLFLVISSFIAHKLPLQIRMHGSLVIILVLFVITTALVKVDSDSWQTAFFALTLCTVVILNAASAILQGSLFGVLGKFAPRFITAAVAGQALGGIFAALAEIFSLSLSVPATTSAFIYFVVAIVMLILSIVGYCLLSETLFFKFHMEDKRDLDNLSCDSSSIQEVVEPSSRNISYKSIMSKIWVYSYSLWMVFFVSLAAYPAITVLIVSTSHGKSTSAWNNVYFVPVIGYLLFSTFDYAGRILSGWLIWPREKGWLVALLSTARIVFIPLLLLCNAQPRNNLPVLIDSDIAYIAIMILFALSNGYLANISLVLVPRCVDASEQEAAASLMAGFLGIGLSCGSFLSILLVKIL, from the exons ATGGAGTACTCAGTAAACACTCGGCCTCTCTTGCAAGAGAGTGAAAGCGAAGTAGAAGATACTGGTGGAACCAGCCCAATGGAGGATAATGCTGACAGCCATGTGGTTGTCACTAATATGGCTAAACCCATTTTGAAACTTAGAGAACCATCTGACAG GTATCATTTGGCATACACTGTATTTTATCTTCTTGGGATGACAACACTCCTCCCCTGGAATTTCTTTATCACAGCTGAAGAT tattgGATGTTTAAACTTAGAGACACCAGTGCTAATTACACTCTCGAGAGTAAAACAAAGCTACAGACTGAGTTTACTGCATATTTGAGCATGGCATCAACCATTCCCAACACCCTATTTCTTGTTATAAGCTCCTTTATTGCTCACAA GTTGCCATTACAGATTAGAATGCATGGGTCCCTAGTCATTATATTAGTTTTATTTGTGATCACTACTGCCCTTGTTAAAGTTGATTCAGATTCAT GGCAGACTGCTTTCTTTGCATTGACTCTGTGCACTGTCGTGATTTTGAATG CGGCTAGTGCTATATTGCAGGGTAGCCTTTTTGGGGTTCTTGGGAAATTTGCCCCTCGCTTCATCACTGCGGCAGTAGCTGGTCAGGCACTAGGAGGAATCTTTGCAGCCTTAGCAGAAATATTTTCGCTTAGCTTAAGTGTGCCTGCAACAACCAgtgcatttatatattttgttgttgcAATTGTGATGTTAATTCTGTCAATTGTTGGATATTGCCTGTTATCAGAAACG ttatttttcaagtttcatATGGAAGATAAAAGGGATTTAGATAATCTATCATGCGATTCTAGTTCAATCCAGGAAGTAGTGGAGCCATCTAGCAGAAACATAAGTTATAAAAGTATAATGTCAAAg ATTTGGGTTTACAGCTACTCCCTTTGGAtggtattttttgtttcattagcTGCATATCCTGCGATCACCGTGTTGATTGTGTCAACATCCCATGGAAAGTCTACTTCAGCTTGGAACA atGTATACTTCGTCCCTGTCATTGGATATCTGTTGTTCAGCACCTTTGACTATGCTGGAAGAATATTATCTGGATGGCTAATATGG cctCGTGAAAAAGGGTGGCTGGTAGCCCTTCTGAGCACAGCGCGAATAGTTTTCATCCCATTGTTACTCCTTTGTAATGCTCAGCCAAGGAATAACTTACCAGTTTTGATCGACTCTGACATTGCTTACATAGCCATAATGATATTATTTGCATTGTCAAATGGCTATTTAGCTAACATCAGTTTAGTGTTGGTACCCAG